In Setaria italica strain Yugu1 chromosome IX, Setaria_italica_v2.0, whole genome shotgun sequence, the genomic stretch ATGCTCTTAGCTACAAATGTCTATATGAAGCTTGTTGAGTATCGCTTTAGTTGTCAATAATTTATTATGAAATTGTCAAGCATCTTTGTTGACTGTTTGTGAAGCCTTCAGGAATTTGAGGGTATATGTCTTTTTGTTTGATGCTGAAACTATCAGTACCAATTATGTAGATCAGCCTTTAGATGTAAGGAAGCTTTCTTACTATGTGTTTTGGTGCCCTTTTCCAGAAAATGATCAACGGTGGAACTATTGATAACTGGACTTGTTTGAACTTTTCACGCATGCGTCCTGAGGAGGTACAGAGGTTCTGTATGGATCTGACCCATATGTGCAATGCCACAGGAATGGTAAGTTGTCCACTATGTGTATGCGTTCTGAATTATGGTGTGTTATGTGGTTATTCCAGGTAGTTTGCTATATTTGACGGTTGACTTATTATCATACCTGTAGAATGTCAATCCAAGGCCATTTGTTGAAGTCAAGTCAGCTGCTCCTAACCATATCGAGAATGCTTTGAGAGATGTACACAGGAGGGCCACACAAATGGCTGCCCAACAGGGAGCACGAAATCAGCTACAGCTTCTAATTGTAATTCTGCCTGACGTTAGTGGTTCCTATGGTATGCACACAGTTATCTAGGTTGTACACACCTTTGCAATTTGTTGGAATTTAAATAATATACTTATGACACTCCTACTTTTGCAGGAAAAATTAAAAGAGTCTGTGAGACTGACATCGGAATTGTATCCCAGTGTTGCCTGCCAAAGCATGCTAGCAGGCCAAACAAGCAATATCTGGAAAATGTTGCACTCAAAATCAATGTCAAGGTGAGATATATATATTCTTTGAGTAAAgtttttgttttggttctttCTTGCAGGAATGTAATGATTCTTTTCCTTGAGCAGGTTGGAGGGCGCAACACAGTTCTTGAGCGAGCCTTTGTACGCAATGGCATACCCTTTGTGTCAGAAGTCCCAACAATAATCTTTGGCGCTGATGTCACACACCCCCCACCAGGAGAGGACTCTGCATCATCCATTGCTGCTGTTAGTTTCTCCTTATCACTGTCAATTTCTTAATTATTATTTAGTTTTACGATGTGCTCTTACAATGTGATAATCGTGCTCCCACATGTTGCTACTTTTCATGTTTGTTTAGGTGGTGGCATCAATGGACTGGCCAGAAATCACCAAGTACAGAGGTCTTGTTTCTGCTCAACCACACCGACAAGAGATAATAGAAGACCTGTTTACCGTCAGTAAAGATCCACAGAAGGGGCACAATGTTAACGGTGGCATGATCAGGTTAGTTGTGGTTGATCTGAGTAGATTTACTGTCAGTTCTCACATGGTTTATCTAATGAACTGACATGGTCTTGTTTGTAGGGAGCTACTGATTGCTTTCCGCAGGAAGACAAACCGCAGGCCTGAGAGGATAATATTCTACAGGTATGTGTTTCAGATTCTTGTTTTTGGTTCACATTTGTCTTCTGTTGACTGAATTATGTTGACTGATCTCTCTTATACAGGGATGGTGTAAGTGAAGGTCAATTCAGCCATGTACTGCTTCATGAAATGGATGCCATAAGAAAGGTAACGATTCCCTGCATCCTAATTTGTTTGTCAAATATGGTTTGCGTCACTATATGTTGATGGTTTGTGACTATTGCTCCTTTTCTGTTTCAAGGCTTGTGCTTCTTTGGAGGAGGGATATTTACCTCCAGTCACCTTCGTAGTTGTCCAGAAAAGGCATCACACAAGGCTTTTCCCTGAGGTTCACGGAAGGCGTGATATGACTGACAAAAGTGGAAACATTCTCCCTGGTTAGTGGTTTTGGTGTCACTGCTATTGAGTACATATAACTGATTCTTCTGCAAGCATTTTCTGATATGGGATTATTTTGTGCTTTGTGCTGCAGGAACTGTGGTTGACCAAAAGATTTGTCATCCTACTGAGTTCGATTTCTACTTGTGTAGTCATGCTGGTATTCAGGTAATTACATGTCAGTACCTTGGTGCATATTCTTTACCCAACATCATTATCGGATATTGAGTGTCAAAATATTTATGTCAGGGAACAAGTCGGCCCACCCATTACCATGTCCTTTATGATGAGAATCGTTTTACTGCTGATGCGCTACAGTCACTGACCAACAATCTTTGCTACACGTAAGTTCAACTCCTCTTCCCTCATGAGTGCTCTGTCTCTCTCTAACTCTTCGCTTTTACCTAACATCTATCTGAATTGGTGAAATGCAGCTATGCTCGTTGCACCCGTGCTGTGTCAGTGGGTAAGTTCTTTATGTGTATCTTTTGTTTTCTAACGTAATTTGCTCAGTTGAAGCTTGATTCACTGATAGCTCTTTCTCTGTGAACATAAAACTTGAGAAAATTTCAAGTTCTTGATAAAATTCTTACTGCAAATTGTAGTAGTGGGTAACAGTCTTGGTAGCATGTTGTTTGAAAATTATTGATGTATTGCCATGTAGATTGGTTCACTGAGTCACACATAGTATTCTTAATGTCTCTGCAATGTGTTATCTGAATTTTCACTGAAATAAATAGCCAAAGATACTGTTGTCAGCTCTAAAATAATCTTTTATCTGCTGGATTCATGACCATATTTTCTTTGTTACGGTTAAtcctactttttttttgaaccttCTTATATGCTGTAGTTGTTAAATATTTGGTTAACCAGTCATCACGAATGGGATGCTCTTTGCTTTCCAGTCCCGCCTGCCTACTATGCCCACCTTGCTGCTTTCCGTGCTCGCTACTATGTGGAAGGAGAAAGCTCGGACGGTGGCTCAACCCCTGGCAGCAGCGGACAAGCAGTAGCTCGTGAGGGTCCTGTGGAGGTACGCCAACTTCCGAAGATCAAGGACAACGTCAAGGACGTTATGTTCTACTGCTGAACTCCTCCAAGTTTGGCGTgcaatctttctttttgcttaatgATGGGGTGTTCTCTTTTTTGATCGGGATGCCAAGATGTTGGTGAGCAGTGGTTGATGGTGGTAGTTCCTATGGTGGACTTGTCCTGATTTTGGTCCTGGTTACGTACTGTCATCTTGGTATTCCAAGTAGCTAGGTTATAACTGAGCTTGTTGGTCTTCAAGGCCTGAAACTCTGGATGGAACCAATGCAAGTACTCTTATAAGTTTTTATGTTCTCGGTTGCTCCTGTTTGCTCAGCTGCCTTGCTGCTTGGTCTGCTTAAAACGTTATTTTTCTGGAGAAAACGAGATGAAGTTTTCAGATTCATTTGAATCTTTTTGATTACATCGGTCCTGATCTATTTGGTTCTGGACTTTGGATGGTCAATTCCCTTTACAAGTTACAAATTCATAAAGTTCGTGGCTTTTAACTTGACTTCCAATGAGTTAGCAGAACCAAATGGTTGTTGAGAATAGCAACTGTGAGTCTTTTCAAGTATTGACTGGTTTTGCAAGTTTTGTTCGTTGTTGTTTCTGGCCTGTATCCACTGTACAAAGGATAGAGTGGAATCCTTTGCTGCATTGTCATAATTTTTGTAAGTTCGGATACAAGATAAGATTTCATTGCTGGTGTGGGTTTTGGTCTGCTTGCCATGGGGACACAGGCGCTAAGGTCTGTCGCCTCCTTGGCGAGACTCTGCAAGTGATGCCATCCCACTAATTCCAGAGTTCAGGAATGCTTATCAGAGTGAAAAGTGCCCTGGTGTTGGTTTGGTTCGTGATTATTGCCTTGGTTGGAATTCAATATCTAGTGCAGGAGCGGATCTGCAGGGGGTGCTGCAGCACCCCCTTCGGCCATGCATATCCATGTAGTGTTAGCCTTTTAATATTCAATTTTTGCACAGAAAACATAAGATTAGCTTTTCAGTTTATTAGTATCAGGACCCCCTTTGAGCAGatcctggctccgcccctggAACTCTTCAGCAGGTACAGCTGCTGAGTTCGTTACGCCATTGCCGGGCAGTGAACAGAACGTCTCAACCGTGTTCCGGCACACGGACGGCATGTCACGGCCACTCTGCCAGGCTATTACAGGCGACTCTGCCAGGCTATGCAGGCTGCTCTACCTACGACGTGCAAGAGCAACCGCGGCCATATTTCGATTGGACCAGGACCTATATGTAACTTGAAACACcactagtagtagtagtagtgtaAAGCAAGCACAAGCCTCAGACTGTAAGCAGTCTCGTTTGTTTCATTGCAAAAGAAAATTCCATAAAATTAGAAGGGCATCTAGTGTATACCAGTAAAACACATGTACAGAGCTATGGTTTACACAAATCTAGTACATATCTCCATTCTACTGAAAGTAGAAACTAGCAAGCTTAAAACTTTTGATAGACAACTATCAGCTTGCTAGGTTGTAATATCGTACAACCTCCGAAAATGGAAGAAATCAGTACTGTAAAAGTGCGTTCTCATTTGGCGCAGGATCTATACTGTGGACGCATACTTGACTAAGATATCCATGTGAGCAGACAGCAGAACCGCATGCAGCAGTCCTCCGAGGTACTACTTCAACGCCTGTAGCGGTAACGCTTGAAGTTGAAATAGAGATGGAGAATCCCACGCTCAAACGTACACTTGAACCCCTTCTTGTGCGAGTATTCCCATTCCTTGTTCACAATACGGAAAGCCTGTGGAGGAAAACAAAGTGAGCAAGCTGCCCCTGGATAAAGCTaaggaaaataaaactaaaCAAATGAAGGCACAAAGCTTACAATATCCTCGTATGGAGGGCCGGCATGAAATCTTATGAGGCACGTCTCACCAGTGCTTCCATCTTTCTCTATACTGTATGTTGGTGCCTTTGATTTATCCACAAGATCAGGGTAAAATATATTGAACTTGTAACCTTGAACAATTTTAGGCGGTGGGTTGTCATGGTCATAATGAGTTTGGTTGTATTTATTCCATTCATATCCAGTATGCACCCGATTGAAGTACTTGGGCTTTCTTGGTCGATACTTGTCATGCCACCAGTACACCTGCGAAAAAGGGAACAAGAATATGCCATCAGCAACCAGCTGAGTAAAATGTTCACATGCAGTAGGTTGATGCGCCAAAAGTTGCTAAATCATGCTTCTAGTGCATAAAGCTCGTTACCACCCACAGTTATCAAACCTAAATATGCATTAGCCCTGTATTCAACTGTCTAAATATACTCAACTACAAATTAAATGAATTTGGAATTCAACAGATAAATATTATGAGATTGTTTGAAAATGTTGATATAGCTTGAGGCATGTTCTATATGGTTCAGAATAAAACAAGATTATTTGAATGTAACTATAGGTGTCTTTCTGGAGCAGCACTAAACAATTGTCAAAATTATGCCAGATCCCAGCTGGATTCTGAGAACCCTCTCACCAATCCAGTACATAACAGAATAGCGGAATGTGGATACGCAGCTACTGTCATGTTACAACGCCACAAATGCAATGGGACCCAAAAAATGCCCAGAAGGCAAACGATGCAAACCTGTGAATCAAGGTTCACTTCAGCACCCGCACCAAATACTGCATCCCCTTCCTCCATAGCTCCCATCGTTTTTATGGCCTTCATCTCCATCTCATCAGGTACTCTTGCCTTTGCTTTGATGGCTTCCTGAACTTTTCTTTGATGCTCAAAAACTACAGCTTCACGTTTTCGGTCCTGGAGATAATTAAAAGCGCAGAGCATAAGTCTGAGTTGCCAAACTCATTCCAATTGTCAAATCAACTTAAAAAATGAACCCTAGCAACATGATGTTATTAAGAACAATATTTTTCCCATTTTGTTTGCAAATGAACTCTTGGGAGCCCTCATATGGAAGTCAACGTTAAGGAATGTTACAATCAAAACTAAGTAATAAGATCTAAATGAATCAATGCTACTCTCAGGGTAAGACATGCTTGAAAGCTTGCAGAAGCTTGAAAGGTTATCCACTTGTcctaagataaaaaaaaaagactcagTAGACCTTTTTGTCATAATATTGTTTTTAGGGCAACTTTGCCCTAATATTGTCGGTTAGCTTCTTCTGTTGCTTAATTTGGAGTATAGTTACTAACAATCCATCTATGACAAATAAACTACTCAGCTAACTGCGCTGCAGCAAATAACTATTACAGTTCTTATCACATTTCTATTTATATTATTAGATAGAAACACAGGACTCTACCAGTTCAGCCTTGTCCTCCTCAGGATCAAttgcatcttcatcttcatcgcCATGCATTAGCTGTGGAGAAAATgatccatcttcttcttccaaatGATTATCTGTCTGCTGAGGTATAGGCTCAGGCGAATATGGTTTATCATCTACAAATAGAACACGTATCAGAAATCACTCAAATACTCGAAAACAGAGTTGGTTGAGTAATCAGAAATGAAGGCAAACCTTCAtcatcatgcatctcatcctcCACTTTATCGTCAATTTCTTTCTCAGATTCCACTTCCAGTTCAGCAGTGCCAGGATGCTCCAAACGATGTAGATGCTTCCTTAGGATAGAAGCATGGATCTCCCTCAGGCAAGCCTGCAATCCAAACAAAGAAAATTGCAAAATAAGTATTCAGAACTTCAATAGCGCAGCTCCAGATTGTAAGCCTTTAAAGAAGTTTCAGATCATGCAAAGTAGCGCCTTTTGCATATTCCTGAGAGGTCTGATTAATATACCATGCATCCTTTTACTCGCTTAATACAAATGAGAGAATGTACAACTATATGGAATGTCATTTGCAGACCACCAGACCCACTGGCATACCTTTGCTTTGTAAATATGAAGCCGTTTCAGAATAGCCTCCCAGTATTCAACAACTTTCGCAGTTCCAGAGCGCATTTGAGACTCAATTTGACTttgcatatcttcaagctccGTGGAAGTTTTGCCATCCAGAAGACTTTTTACATCCCCCTCAATACTTGCATGCAAACCTCTCTCTTCTGCAAGAACCTCAGGTGGTGGTTCCTCACCACGGACCCTAGCCCGATCTATGGCATCTCTTTTCCGAGCCTCACCTAGCTCCCAGTCACATACCACCATGAGTGCCTGAAGAATTCAGATCAATGGGACAATTAAGTATTAGCATTCTCACTAATCATATGAGCAGagcaacacaaaatcaaataaCATGAACATAAAAGTTTTTACTGTCATGTAGGGACAACAAAATACCAAACTTGACATAGCTTCTGTAAGGAACTAAGGGGAAATCATATAAGGAGCTACTCCCTCtatccaaattataggtcgttttagctctactagattcatagcttttgctatgtacctagatatatgctatgtgtAGATACATAGTAAgaactatgtatttagaaaagccaaaatgacctacaatttggaacagagggaataGAGATTATATCCTGACAAACTACATCGTATTTTTTCCTAGCCAAATAAAATCTATCATAGGAAAATGGAGGCTACTATCAGTTGCTAAGTTTATGCCCCCACTCCCTATTAGTACACTGTTCCATATTAAGCATTCCAACATAAAAactatacattttataaatctTGCTCACAGTTATTCAAGAAGAAGGTTATTAGTAATTCATCTTAATGCCAACACATTTATTCTGAAGTGAAAGAAAAAGACATGTACCTCCCAGTACTTCACATTTGTTTGGCTTTCCCTGTCCAGATCAAGATGCATCTTAATGTCATCACGTAGCTCTTCCATTTCTTTCACAGTTAATCCCTGATATATTTTGCAAAAGACATATTTCAGGAAGTGCTAAGTTATAAAAAGCAAGCATCTCTTTTACATGTATTGTACGATGATAGTGATGACATATATAGAATGGTTTTAAAATCCATGTAGAAAATTATATGGAATGGTCCTTTTTCTCTACCAAAATTGAGGGTGGGCAGTTAGTAACGCTTAAGgtcttttttttgtgtgtgtgtttctCAGTTGAAAATTGCAATGGGTTTAGGGTGAACAAATGATGCTTACCTTGAACACCAGATAGGGCTCATTTAACTCAACATCAAATTCATCTGAGAAACTAAGATTCTTCAGGAGAACATCAATAGGCTTTGTACGCCCCTCCCGCAACCTGATCTCAGACCTGACTTTGCTTTGATCAAAATGAAACTGCACTCCAAAATGAGAAATGATAGATAAATAACAAGTACATATCGACTCCAACAAGAATTGCATTTTGTCAGGTTCTAAAATGGTaacctcttcttctttcttctcccaGTCTTGAAACTCAGCACGTGCTCTTTCTCTAGCTAGCAATTGCTTCAAAATGGCAAATACATGTATTAATTCCAAATGTAAAAACTACTTTTGAATCTAAGATATGATAGACTATCGTAAAAGAGATATATgatcatcaaatacaaaccattTCCTCTTCATGCTGTGCCTTTTCGATTGCTCtttcttcccttcttttcttAACCTTTTCTATTTCAGCCTATATTTGACAGTGTGAATGGATTAGGCACTGAAATATAAACATAATCTTCAACTTTATTTTGGAAGAAAATGAAAGAACAAATCTCCTGGGTAGAAAACTACTGGTGTACAGTATGCTATATGACAAAGCTTGattaaaattaaaaataaaataatatatatgaagCTACGAACCCTGTTAATTCAGTGTAAGTACATCTCCAAGTTAAGGGGGTATGACGACTACATTTAAGCTTCAAAGTTTtaactaaaaaaaagaaacgggAACAGGTATATAGAACTAGTAGAGAAATTCATGATCGTAGTACCATTCTTTCTAGCTGTCTCTTCTTCTCTGATTTGACAGAAATGTCCACCTTTTGTCCCTGAGATACATCACGCTCTATCTTCTTTCGCCACACAAAACTGTAAATAGACAAGACAGAGGGCATCCTTCTTTGAATATCATTTTGTCACATATGAAAGCAGCTGTTCAAGGAATCTTGTAGTGGTAATGCAAAAATAGGGTAGCAAATAATCTGGGTCTTCAAGGAAGCCACTAACATTTTATTTTGTCAATATCGATAAACATTAGCAAACTTATTATCCCAAGGTAAACTTACTACCAGAAGAGTGTGAACTTAGTGCAGTGATATGCCAAACTTCATGACAAAATATGGTATCTGAAAACATATATATCACATAAAATAGAACAGTAAGATCTTAACACAATAATGGACACAAGCAACAATGATTCGGTAAATTTGAATGAACAGCATTACTAATGCAAAGATGTCTTTAAAATTTGCATGACTGTCTTTAAATAACCATATAAGTCATGCGAACAAACAGAATTCCCATGGTCATGTCAGAGAATTCTCATGTAAacataaacttggtcaaactagCCGTTTAAGAACAATTATCAGGTCGGCGATAATAACAATGCATACTTGCTGGCGCATCACTAAGCCCCACTTTCATTTTAATGCTCTACTACAGCATAATCTGTTCAACTGATCATGTATTATTACCATAATAGCCTAAAGTCAGGAAGCCAAATTATTTTCTTTGAGCTATTAGCTGCACCCAGCAAGTTAAATCATTTTTTGCTGCTGGTAATGGAAAATATCATTACAAATCTATCATGCGTAAACAGTATTGATGTACAAATAAAACCATCCCGATATCTGCCCAAGTAGAGCGTGCCACTAGTTGCCATAAGATGTTAGTTCTATTGCTATAGTCTTATCATATAAGCCATTAGGAGCAGTATTTATTCGGATACAAGATGGATAAGTAAGAGCAATAAGATGTTTGCTATGTTATTATATAGGTGGCTAGCTGCCAATAGTTGAACTAGTTTTGACAATGCACCATTTTCTCATTCTAGCATAAAAGAAGGATGAACGATGCAGAAGGAACCCCCGCTGCCCCATTCTCTCTGGGTTTCCCCTCTCCTCCAAGAATTGTTAATTTTGAGCCCAAATATCTTCCCCAGATAAGAAAAATTACTGAAGTGTTCCACAATTTTGCAGGAGGGGAAAAGAATTCACATACTTCTCTGTCAGGTTGGGATCGCCAAAGGGGTTTGAATCATTGGAGTACCCTGAAACCGCATTCGCCTTCAGCTTCTTCGCCACCTTCTCAGCCTGCACAACCACCACCAGTAACAATGAGTCAACAATTAAAGCCCTGAAAGCAACCCTAATTCCAGCCCAACCAACCGGAAACCCCACCTCTACCCGCTCAATCTCAATACCTTCTTCTGCGCCTTCTTCGCCATGTACTCCACGATCTGCTCCTCGGTGACGTCCCGGCGCCTCCGGCTTCCGCTCCTCCCTCTGCGTCCTCGGTCGCCGCCGGAGTCCGACCCGGAATCCTCGCTCCCGCTACCGCTCGCGTCGCTGGAGGAGGACGGGGTGtccctccggcggcggctcctgcGGCTGTGACGGCTCCGCCTCCGGCGAGGCGAGCCGCTGGAGTCCGAGGCGGCTTCCGAGTCGGACGGGGAcgggctgcgccgccgccgcgacgacgacgagcgccgccggccCTCGCTGTCGCGGTCCCGCTTCGGCATGTCGGAGATGAGAGGGAAGCCGTCACAGAGTTGTGGGCTGGGTAAATTGTGCAGCGGATTAATTGAGGTCGGTTAGTCATGTTCGTTGGACTGGGCTGCAAGGAGCTCATACGAAAGGCCCACGTATGAAAGACACCTCAGGCCCAAATGGGACTGCTAAATGAAATTACTTTTTTTTGGTATAAAAAATGGAACCATTGCCTCCTcccaaaaaatgaaaaaaaatactgtCCCCCTAAAAAAAGGAACTACTGTCACTGTCAGTCTCCGTATCCTTCATGGAGCTTGTGATTAAAACGGAAAGGTGTAATTTTTGAattaaaaagaaaggaaaggaaaggaaaggagaggagaggagaggaaaaaGGTGTCCTTGGATGCAAGGAATGATTGAACAGTGCCATCACCAATAGTGCTTGCAACGGTGGATTAATTAGGGCCTTGAAGAGTGAAGACGTGTACAACTTAGTACAACGCGGGTCTTTTCCGGGCGCACACGCACGTTTAGAGTTTGTTAGCTATTACATAAATGATCAACCACCGTTTAGGCATGGTCGAAGCTCGGCAACAGACTAAACTGTTCCCTGGGCATCCGACGGCACCGGCCAGCCAAGGGCGGACAAGTGCTTGGCGCCTGCAGCAGACCAAAGCATAGCTTCCTGTTGGATTTGCCGCAGCAGCTGCGCCGGTTGCCTGGGAGGTGCTCTACTGAAAACTCTGTTGCTACGCTCTTTCCAGATCATCCAGGAGACAAGCATGAAGCTTGAAAAGCAGCCGTCTCATGTCTCAACTTCTCGCGTCATCGCTAATCGCAAGTCCAAGGAGCACTCGTAATACTGTCGGTCGGACAGAGTATGGAGCCAATCACAATCGCCTGCAGTCGTGTAATGTCGTCCGGGTTCGTCATGcagcttatcaagaacattttAACCATGGAACTTGgcctcttctctcctctctctcgaATTAGTAGAAGATTAAGAGTGGCAGTAACAAGTATACATCCATACAGCAGCAAGAAGAAAGGACTTGTTCTATACTGTCACTACTGCTCTTCTGCTAAAAAGATTACACACTAATCGTGCACCCAATCACCTGCCGTAATGCAGTGATAGCTGCACTCTGACAGAGCCCTCCAGGCCTCCATTGCCGCTGTTCGGTTGAGCTCTCTTTGAGCTTGATTGAGGACGGCGTGGACTGGGAGACGACACGTATACCAAGTCAAAACCGAGCGTTAGCTCGCTGTGTGTGGGTGTGGCTGCTTGCTTCGACCGAGTCAACGCAAGCGCCCGGCCGGCACGACACTAGTAGTCTAGTACACTAGCCCGTCCTCCCGTTGACCTCCGTTGACTCCCCCTCCGTCTCCTTGGGCCGCTTGagatcctcctcctcggcgtcggcggcggcagcggcggcgttgTCCCTGAACTTGGCGTAGATGTCTCCCTTGTAGAACTTCCTGGTCCGCCACACGAGCACCAGCGACACGAGCGCCCCGGCCACCGTGGCGGCGGTGATGATGAGGAACGCCTTGCGGAAG encodes the following:
- the LOC101759171 gene encoding cactin — translated: MPKRDRDSEGRRRSSSSRRRRSPSPSDSEAASDSSGSPRRRRSRHSRRSRRRRDTPSSSSDASGSGSEDSGSDSGGDRGRRGRSGSRRRRDVTEEQIVEYMAKKAQKKAEKVAKKLKANAVSGYSNDSNPFGDPNLTENFVWRKKIERDVSQGQKVDISVKSEKKRQLERMAEIEKVKKRREERAIEKAQHEEEMQLLARERARAEFQDWEKKEEEFHFDQSKVRSEIRLREGRTKPIDVLLKNLSFSDEFDVELNEPYLVFKGLTVKEMEELRDDIKMHLDLDRESQTNVKYWEALMVVCDWELGEARKRDAIDRARVRGEEPPPEVLAEERGLHASIEGDVKSLLDGKTSTELEDMQSQIESQMRSGTAKVVEYWEAILKRLHIYKAKACLREIHASILRKHLHRLEHPGTAELEVESEKEIDDKVEDEMHDDEDDKPYSPEPIPQQTDNHLEEEDGSFSPQLMHGDEDEDAIDPEEDKAELDRKREAVVFEHQRKVQEAIKAKARVPDEMEMKAIKTMGAMEEGDAVFGAGAEVNLDSQVYWWHDKYRPRKPKYFNRVHTGYEWNKYNQTHYDHDNPPPKIVQGYKFNIFYPDLVDKSKAPTYSIEKDGSTGETCLIRFHAGPPYEDIAFRIVNKEWEYSHKKGFKCTFERGILHLYFNFKRYRYRR